The Deltaproteobacteria bacterium sequence GTGAACCATCGCACCGCGCCGGTCGCGCTGCGCGAGCGTCTGGCGTTCCCGGCGGACGGGCTCGCGACGGCGCTCGGCGAGCTCAAGGCGGTGCCCGGCGTGAAGGAGGCGGCGATCGTCTCCACCTGCAACCGCGTGGAGGTGGTGACCGGCACGTCGGTGCCGACCGCGATGGTGGCCGGCGAGGTCGAGTCGTACCTCGAGCGCGTACGCGAGGTGGAGCGCTCGGCGTTCGCGCCGCACCTCTACGTCCACCACGGTCGCGACGCGATCCGGCACCTCTTCCGGGTGGCCGCGAGCCTCGACTCGATGGTCGTCGGCGAGCCGCAGATCCTCGGCCAGATGAAGGAGCAGTACGTCGCGGCCGCGGCGGCCGGGACGTCGGGCCCGGTGCTGCACAAGGCGTTTCACCGCGCCTTCACGGTCGCGAAGCGCGTCCGCACCGAGACCGCCATCGCCAGTAAGTCGGTGTCGGTGGCGTCGGTCGCGGCGGATCTGACGCGCACGATCTTCGAGACCTTCGAGGACAAGACTGTGATGCTGATCGGCGCCGGCAAGATGAGCCAGCTCGTCGCCCGGCACCTCCGGGCACGCGGCAGCGGCGACATCATGGTGACGACCCGCACCTTCGACAACGCGGTCGCGCTGGCCCGCGAGTTCGGCGGGCTGCCGATCCCGTTCGAGCGCCTCGGCGAGTACCTGAAGCACGCCGACATCGTCGTCGGCTCCGCGGGCGCCGTCGACCACCTCGTCGGCCCGCAAATCGTCCAGGAGGTCCTGCGGGCCCGCAAGCAGCGGCCGATGTTCTTCATCGACCTCGCCGTTCCCCGCAACTTCGACCCCGCGATCAACGAGCTCGACAACGTCTACGTCTACGACATGGACGACCTCGCCCGCACGAGCGCCGACAACACCGGCGAGCGCGAGCGCGAGGCGCTGCGCGCCGAGGCGATCATCGAGGACGAGGTCGAGCGGTTCGTGCGCTGGCTCGCCGGCCTCGACGTCGTACCGACGATCGTGGCGCTGCGGGAGAAGGTCGAGACCATTCGCAAGGCCGAGCTCGAGAAGGCGCTGCTGTCGCTCCAGGACGCGGCGCCGCGCCACCGCGCGCTGCTCGACGCGCTGACGTCTTCGATCGTGAACAAGATCCTGCACGGGCCGCTCGCCTCCTTGAAGCGCGAGGGCGCGCCCGACGACCCCGACCTCGTCGCCAGCGTCCGCCGCCTCTTCGACCTGCAGATCCCGCAGGCGCCGGTCGCGGACGAGCCCGAGGAGAAGACGTGAGCGCCGACCCGCTTCGTCTCGGCACGCGCGGCAGCGCGCTCGCGCTCCGCCAGTCCGGCATGGTCGCGGCGGAGATCGAGCGCCGCGGCACGCCCGTCGAGCTCGTCACGATCCGCACGAGCGGCGACGTCGCGACCGGGAGCCTTGCCGCGCTCGGCGGCAAGGGCCTCTTCGTGAAGGAGATCGAGGAAGCGTTGCTGCGCGGGCGCATCGACCTCGCGGTGCACTCGCTGAAGGACGTCCCGGCGGTCCTGCCCGCCGGGCTCGAGATCGCGGCGACGCCTCCGCGCGCCGACCCGCGCGACGTGGTGATCTCGCCGTTCGGCGTCGGACTCGAACGGCTGCCGGCCGGCATGCGGGTCGGCACGTCGAGTCTCCGCCGGAGGGCTCAGCTCGCGGCGCTGCGGCCCGACCTCGGCGTCGTCGACATGCGCGGCAACGTCGACACGCGCCTGCGCAAGCTCGGGGCGGGCGAGGCCGATGCCATCCTGCTCGCCGCGGCCGGGCTCGAGCGCCTCGGTCTCGCGCCCGCCGGGCTCGTGGCGATCCCGGCGGCGCGTTTCCTGCCCGCGATCGGCCAGGGCATCCTCGCGCTCGAGGTGCGATGCGACGATGCGGCGGCGCGCGCCGTCGCCGCCGCCCTCGACGATGCCCCGACCCGCGCCGCCGCGACCGCCGAGCGTGCCTTCCTCGCGGCGATCGGCGGCGATTGCCACACGCCGCTCGCGGCGTATGCCGCCGTTCACGGCGGTCAGCTTCGCATGCAGGCGATCGTGGCGTCGGTCGACGGCCGCGAGATCCTCGGCGACGCCTTCGACGGGCCATGCGACGCGGCGGTCGACATCGGTACGCGGCTCGCCGAGGCCCTCCTCACGCGCGGCGCCGCCGAGCTCGTGGCGCGCGCCGGCGCGAGCCGTCCGTGAGCGTCGCCGGCCGCGTCAGCCTCGTCGGCGCCGGACCGGGCGACCCGGGGCTCCTCACGCTGCACGGCAAGCGCTGTCTCGAGGGCGCCGACGTCGTGATCTACGACGCGCTCTCCAACCCGAGCCTGCTCGCGTTCACCCGCCCCGGGTGCGAGGTGATCTTCACCGGCAAGCACGGCTCCGGCGTGCGCCTGACGCAAGCCCAGATCACCGAGGCGATGCTCGCGCACGCGCGCGCGGGCCGCTGGGTCGTGCGCCTCAAAGGCGGCGATCCGTTCGTGTTCGGCCGCGGCGGAGAGGAGGCGCTCGCGTGCGTGCGGGCCGGAGTCCCGTTCGAGGTGGTGCCGGGGGTCACGGCGGCCGTCGCGGCGCCGGCCTACGCGGGGATTCCGCTCACCCATCGCGACCACGCCTCGGTCGTGAGCTTCGTGACGGGGCACGAGGCCGAGCGCGAGGGCGACCGCGCCGTGCCGTGGGACGCGCTCGCGCGCCAGGGCGGCACGCTCGTGCTCTACATGAGCGTCCTGCAGCTCGCGGCCAACCTCGAGAGCCTGACGGCCGCCGGGCTCGAGCCCGCGACGCCCGCCGCGGCGATCCGCTGGGGCACGACCGCCCGGCAGCGCGTGGTCCGCGGCACCGTCGCGACGCTGCCGGCGCTCGTGGCGGCGGCCGAGCTGCGGCCGCCGGCGCTCGTCGTGATCGGCGGCGTCGTCGGGCTCGGCGCGGAGCTCGGCTGGTTCGAGCGGCGTCCGCTCTTCGGTCGTCGCATCGTCGTGACGCGGCCGCGCGGACAGGCGCAGGCGTTCGCCGCGCTCCTCGAAAGCGAAGGCGCCGAGGTGGTGTCGCTGCCGACGATCGCCCCCGCACCGCCCGAGTCCTTCGCCGCGTGCGACGCCGCGCTCGCCGACCTCGGCCGGTACGCGTGGCTGGTGCTCACGAGCCCGCACGGCGTCGAGGTGTTCTTCGACCGCCTGCGTGCGCTCGGCCGCGACGTGCGCGAGCTCGCGGGCGTCGCGATCGCGGCGATCGGTCCGGCGACCGCGGCCGGCGTCACGGCGCGCGGTCTGCGCGTGGCGCTCACGCCCGCCGAGTACCGCGCCGAGGCGGTCGCCGACGGCATCGTCGCGCGCGGCGTCTGCGGGAAGCGGGTGCTGCTCGCCCGCGCCGCGGGCGCACGCGGCGTACTGCCGGGACGCTTGCGGGCGGCCGGCGCGGTCGTCGACGACGTTCCGACCTACCGCACGGCCGTGCCGCCGGAGGCCGCCAGCGCGCCCGCGATCTTCGCCGGCTCGCCGCGTCCCGACCTCGTCACCTTCACGAGCTCGAGCACGGTCACGCACTTCGTGGGGCTCTTCCCGGGCCGCGAACCGAGTGCGGTGCTCGCGGGCGTCGCCGTCGGCTGCATCGGTCCGGTGACGGCGGCGACGGCGCGCGACCTCGGGCTCCCGGTCGACGTCGAGCCGAAAGCGTACACGGTGCCGGCCTTCGCCGCCGCGATCGTCGACTACTTCCGCGCGCATCCTCCCGCGTCGGCGTAGCGCCGCGAATCCTTGACAACTTCGACGCGGAGTCAGTAGGAAAACGCGGCTTCCGCGTGGGCGGGGTGGGGTTTCGCAGAAGGGGTCGGAGTCGATGCCTGACAAGATTGACGAGGCGGATTACACCCGCCGAGGCACGCTGAAGGTCGACCAACCGGTCGCCCTTCCCGAAGTCGTCGACGTCTTCGTCGCGGGCGGCGGACCCGCCGGAACCGCGGCGGCGGTGCGCTGCAAGGAGCTCGGACTCTCCTGCCTGGTCGTCGACTACGACGATCTGATGAAGCGCATCCGCGACTACCCGAAGGAGAAGCAGATCCTTCCGAGCTACGGGGGCGGCGACAAGCTCCAGTTCCCGGCCGGTGGCCCGATGCTCGCGGCGCTCGCGTTCGACGACATCGACAAGGACGATCTCGTGAGGGTGTGGAAGGCCAAGTACAAGGAGTACGGCCTCACCGCGAAGATCGGCCACGAGTTCACGGGGCTCGACCGGTTGCCCGAGGGCGCGTGGAGCGTGCGTACGTGGAATCACCGGACCGGGGAGGAAGAGCGCTACCAGGCGCGCAACGTTCTCCTCGCGATCGGCGCCGGCGTGCCGCGCCGCTTCGACATCCCGGGCAACACCGACGGCATCGCGTTCCGTCTCGACGACGCGAAGGACTACGTCGGGAAACCCGCCCTGGTGATCGGCGGCGGCACGTCCGCGGCGGAGGCGGTCATCGCCATCTCGGGCGTCAAGACTGCGGCCGAGGACCAGACCGCGGTCTACTGGTCGTATCGCGGCGGCAGCATGCCGAAGGTATCGAAGGCGCTCTCGGACGTCTTCTTCACGGCGTACATCGGGAACGGCAACGTTCGCTACCTCGCCTTCTCGGAGCCCGTGGCGGTCGTCACCTGCGACGACAAGCTCGACTACCTGTCGGTGCGGATCGATCGCAAGGTCTCTCAAGGCAGGCCGTGCGAGACCGTTCATCTCGAGTTCTCGAAGGACCAGGTGGTGGCCTGCATCGGCGAGGACCTGCCGGTGAAGCTCCTGCAGGGCTGCGGCATCAAGATTCCGCTCGTCAACAACCGCCCGCAGATGCTGGTGAACCACGACGGCGAGGTGTCGCTCACGGGGGTCTTCCTGGTCGGCGACGCGCGCGGGCCGAAGTACCTCCGCTGCCGCGACTTCGGCGACTCGAGCTCGTACGAGCAGGTCGTCGAGAAGCGCAACATCAAGGCCGCCATGGTCGACGCGGTGAAGGCGGTCGAGGTGATCGCCGCGCGCGCCGGCATGGACGTGCCGAAGTCCGACGTGGCGCCGACGGCGGCGCCCGCGCCGCCGAAACCGGCGGCGGCGGCCGCGAGCGCACCGCCGCCCGCGGCCGTCGTGCCGCCGGCGCCGGCGCACGCCGAGGCCGCCAAGCGTCCGGCGAGCGAGGTGCAGCTGGTGAGCCTCCATCCCGACGACTCGCCGGAGGAGACGTTTCCGCTCACGAAGGATCGAGTCGCGATCGGCAAGAAGGCGCCGGACATCGCCTGCGCCGACGACGTCTACATGGCCGACACGCACGCGCTCCTCGCCCGCCGGGACGACGAGTACGTGCTCGAGGACCAGAGCGGCGGGGCCGGCGTCTGGCTCCGCGCCAGAGGGCAGGCGGGCCGGCCGCTCGCGGCGAACGATCTCGTCTGGATCGGCGCGCAGATCCTCATGGTCGTGAAGCAGGGAAGCGGCTGGGCCGCCATCCACTTCAACGCCGAGGGCGTGCAGCGGGAGACCTATCCGATCCCCGACAAGGGTCTCATCGTCGGCCGGGTCGAGGCCGTGTTCCTCGACAAGGCGGATCTCAGCCTGTCGCGGCGCCACGCGCAGTTCCGCATCGAAGGCGGGAAGCTCGGCATCTTCGATCTCGGCAGCAAGAACGGCACGTACGTGAAGCTCCTGGCGCCGGCCCCGCTCGCGAACGGCGACGAGTTCCGGGTCGCGAGCAAGCGGTTCCGCTTCGAGCGATTCGCGCAGGTGTCGAAGCTCCCGCCGAGCGACGTCGTCGCCGAGACGTCGGTCGCCGCCGCGCCGGCCGCTGCCGCCGCCGCGCCGGTCGCTGCCGCGGCGGCCGCCGCCGCGGCGGAGCCGGCCGCTCCCGCCGCGGCACCGGCCGCCGCCGCGGGCGGCCTCGTCGCCGCGCTCGACTACGAAGCGTACAAGCTCACGATCCCGGTCGCGGCGGATCAGGACCTGCTGCACGCGTATTTCCACGAGCTCGTCACGCGCTTTCCCGATTGCAAGGTCGGCAAGGACGGCGCGCCGCGCGATCACCACGAAGAGCCGCTCGATTGGGAGTGCAAGATCGGCCAGTGCGGGCTCTGCACCGTCGAGATCGTCGAGGGCGCCGACAACTTCGTGCCCCCCGACCCGGGCGGCATGGAACGTCCCACCATCGAGAAGGTGCGCCAGCTCGACTGGGATCCCAAGAAGTATCGATTGGCGTGCGTCGCGAAGATCAAAGGTCCCGTGAAGTTGACGATTCCACCCGCCTGAGCGCGCGCATTCACGGAGGGTCCGGAGCCATGCGGAGAGCGGTGATGGGGGTGCAGTACGGGCGGTGGTCGGGATGGGTCGCGGCGGCACTGGTGACCACACTGGCCGCGTGCGGCGGCGGCGCCGGGCAGGGCGAGGGCCCCGACTCGGGTCCCCCGCCGGCGGCGACGGCGCCGAGGCTCGAGCGCGACGAGGTGCGTTCGCTCATGGAGCACGCGGCGCGGGCGGTCGACCGCGATCTGGTCGTCGCCGTGAGCGATCGCCGCGGCGTGATCCTCGGCGTCGGCGCGAACTTCGCGATCGACGCGACGGCCTGCGAAGCGCCGAACCCGACGCCGGGCGCCGATTGCGCGGTCGCGAGCTTCGCGACCCAGCTCGCGCGCACCGCCGCCTTCTTCAGCGCCGACCAGACGCCGCTCACCTCGCGCTCGATCCGCTTCATCAGCGACATCCACTTCCCGCCGCGCATCGACAACACCGGCGCGGCCGCGCTCTTCGGCATCGAGAACACGAACCGCGGGTGCAGCTTCGACGCGGCGCAGGGCGACGGGCTCTTCCAGGCGGGCCAGGTGGTCCCGCGCGCGCGGAGCCTCGCGGCGACGCTCGTCGATCTCGCCGGCGGCGCGCCGCTCGCTTGCGAGAGCGGCGGCTCGCGGTCCGGCTGTACGACCGGCATCGCGACGCTTCCGGGCGGCGTGCCCATCTTCAAGAGCGGGCGCCTGGCGGGCGGCATCGGCGTCTTCCTGCGCGGGGAGAGCCCGGGACCCGATTCCGAGGCCGCGCCCGAGGGCGACGTCGTGCTGCGCCGGCAGGACGGCGATCCGGACTTCGACGTCGGCGAGTTCGCGGCGCGCGCCTTCGCCGGCGACGTGAAGGCCGTGGTGCCGACGGTCGTCAACAAGGGCCTCGTGAACGTCTGCGCCCATGCCGAGATCGCGCGCCCCGCCTGCTGCACGGACCCGGTGGATCCCTGCACCTTCAGCATCCTGCCGAACGTGCAGCGCATCGATCCGGTGATCTTCATCGACGGCATCGAGGTTCCGGAGATCGCGAACGATCCCCCGGTCGAGGCCGGTGCGGGCCCCTTCGCCCGGACGCTCTCGTTCGTGATCGACCCGGCGGC is a genomic window containing:
- a CDS encoding glutamyl-tRNA reductase, with the protein product MARPARRDRHDPRLRGPLRVVRLRAHDLSRQARRELRLSVTRDLCIVGVNHRTAPVALRERLAFPADGLATALGELKAVPGVKEAAIVSTCNRVEVVTGTSVPTAMVAGEVESYLERVREVERSAFAPHLYVHHGRDAIRHLFRVAASLDSMVVGEPQILGQMKEQYVAAAAAGTSGPVLHKAFHRAFTVAKRVRTETAIASKSVSVASVAADLTRTIFETFEDKTVMLIGAGKMSQLVARHLRARGSGDIMVTTRTFDNAVALAREFGGLPIPFERLGEYLKHADIVVGSAGAVDHLVGPQIVQEVLRARKQRPMFFIDLAVPRNFDPAINELDNVYVYDMDDLARTSADNTGEREREALRAEAIIEDEVERFVRWLAGLDVVPTIVALREKVETIRKAELEKALLSLQDAAPRHRALLDALTSSIVNKILHGPLASLKREGAPDDPDLVASVRRLFDLQIPQAPVADEPEEKT
- the hemC gene encoding hydroxymethylbilane synthase gives rise to the protein MSADPLRLGTRGSALALRQSGMVAAEIERRGTPVELVTIRTSGDVATGSLAALGGKGLFVKEIEEALLRGRIDLAVHSLKDVPAVLPAGLEIAATPPRADPRDVVISPFGVGLERLPAGMRVGTSSLRRRAQLAALRPDLGVVDMRGNVDTRLRKLGAGEADAILLAAAGLERLGLAPAGLVAIPAARFLPAIGQGILALEVRCDDAAARAVAAALDDAPTRAAATAERAFLAAIGGDCHTPLAAYAAVHGGQLRMQAIVASVDGREILGDAFDGPCDAAVDIGTRLAEALLTRGAAELVARAGASRP
- the cobA gene encoding uroporphyrinogen-III C-methyltransferase, with amino-acid sequence MRRGGRHRYAARRGPPHARRRRARGARRREPSVSVAGRVSLVGAGPGDPGLLTLHGKRCLEGADVVIYDALSNPSLLAFTRPGCEVIFTGKHGSGVRLTQAQITEAMLAHARAGRWVVRLKGGDPFVFGRGGEEALACVRAGVPFEVVPGVTAAVAAPAYAGIPLTHRDHASVVSFVTGHEAEREGDRAVPWDALARQGGTLVLYMSVLQLAANLESLTAAGLEPATPAAAIRWGTTARQRVVRGTVATLPALVAAAELRPPALVVIGGVVGLGAELGWFERRPLFGRRIVVTRPRGQAQAFAALLESEGAEVVSLPTIAPAPPESFAACDAALADLGRYAWLVLTSPHGVEVFFDRLRALGRDVRELAGVAIAAIGPATAAGVTARGLRVALTPAEYRAEAVADGIVARGVCGKRVLLARAAGARGVLPGRLRAAGAVVDDVPTYRTAVPPEAASAPAIFAGSPRPDLVTFTSSSTVTHFVGLFPGREPSAVLAGVAVGCIGPVTAATARDLGLPVDVEPKAYTVPAFAAAIVDYFRAHPPASA
- a CDS encoding FAD-dependent oxidoreductase, with protein sequence MPDKIDEADYTRRGTLKVDQPVALPEVVDVFVAGGGPAGTAAAVRCKELGLSCLVVDYDDLMKRIRDYPKEKQILPSYGGGDKLQFPAGGPMLAALAFDDIDKDDLVRVWKAKYKEYGLTAKIGHEFTGLDRLPEGAWSVRTWNHRTGEEERYQARNVLLAIGAGVPRRFDIPGNTDGIAFRLDDAKDYVGKPALVIGGGTSAAEAVIAISGVKTAAEDQTAVYWSYRGGSMPKVSKALSDVFFTAYIGNGNVRYLAFSEPVAVVTCDDKLDYLSVRIDRKVSQGRPCETVHLEFSKDQVVACIGEDLPVKLLQGCGIKIPLVNNRPQMLVNHDGEVSLTGVFLVGDARGPKYLRCRDFGDSSSYEQVVEKRNIKAAMVDAVKAVEVIAARAGMDVPKSDVAPTAAPAPPKPAAAAASAPPPAAVVPPAPAHAEAAKRPASEVQLVSLHPDDSPEETFPLTKDRVAIGKKAPDIACADDVYMADTHALLARRDDEYVLEDQSGGAGVWLRARGQAGRPLAANDLVWIGAQILMVVKQGSGWAAIHFNAEGVQRETYPIPDKGLIVGRVEAVFLDKADLSLSRRHAQFRIEGGKLGIFDLGSKNGTYVKLLAPAPLANGDEFRVASKRFRFERFAQVSKLPPSDVVAETSVAAAPAAAAAAPVAAAAAAAAAEPAAPAAAPAAAAGGLVAALDYEAYKLTIPVAADQDLLHAYFHELVTRFPDCKVGKDGAPRDHHEEPLDWECKIGQCGLCTVEIVEGADNFVPPDPGGMERPTIEKVRQLDWDPKKYRLACVAKIKGPVKLTIPPA
- a CDS encoding heme-binding protein, whose protein sequence is MRRAVMGVQYGRWSGWVAAALVTTLAACGGGAGQGEGPDSGPPPAATAPRLERDEVRSLMEHAARAVDRDLVVAVSDRRGVILGVGANFAIDATACEAPNPTPGADCAVASFATQLARTAAFFSADQTPLTSRSIRFISDIHFPPRIDNTGAAALFGIENTNRGCSFDAAQGDGLFQAGQVVPRARSLAATLVDLAGGAPLACESGGSRSGCTTGIATLPGGVPIFKSGRLAGGIGVFLRGESPGPDSEAAPEGDVVLRRQDGDPDFDVGEFAARAFAGDVKAVVPTVVNKGLVNVCAHAEIARPACCTDPVDPCTFSILPNVQRIDPVIFIDGIEVPEIANDPPVEAGAGPFARTLSFVIDPAAAPASGIVPAGWLVGPRDSSPGARPLGAAEVRAIIDTGVVRAREIRAAIRLPLEERTAMMLAVSDTNGVLLGLYRMDDATVFSIDVAVAKARNVIWFSNPAIDPVDTLDSPGLDVTIGAAYEPGTAITNRTLSFGAQPLFPSGVDGTQPGPFRRVFLFDSANPCTNGQEPENGRQNGIVFFPGSAPLYRDGELIGGFGVSGDGVEQDDIVTSAGANAPPGFEPPAGIRADQVKVRGVRLPYLKFNRQPNQ